The following nucleotide sequence is from Synchiropus splendidus isolate RoL2022-P1 chromosome 1, RoL_Sspl_1.0, whole genome shotgun sequence.
CGCCCCACCGCTCGACAAAGGTatgttgaaaacatgaataaataaatgagtttaAAAGCCAAAATCCTATTCTAAACGTGTTGACAGTTATAGAGGAGTAAGCTAAAAATAAATGGCCGCCTCCCTCGCTCTTCAGCCCCTCCTACTGTGTGGAATGCGGGCGGGCCAGGTGACGGTGGCCACTAACTTTGTGTCACGCATCTTTTTAAATGAGCTTGTTTTGTTGGTTTTCCTCAACGTAGCCCAGTGTTTATTATCGACATGGCTTTTATTACGCGCTAAAGATGTTTGTGTGCTGGCAACGCTACTTCAGGGCGGACATTTTTGTTCTTAATAATATGTTCCTCATGTTTCAATGAGTGGGTAGCAGGTTTCTCATGGCGTGAATGTCGCCTACCGTTTGAAGTGAAGTTCAAAATAGGGAAGCACCTCCCGCGCTGACTGGTGGGGATACACTTTAATGCAGTCTGTTGGACAGCACGTGTTAGAGAACATCTTTATTCTGAGTTCCTGTTTGGCTGCTCACCAGTTTCCACCTGAGCATCGATCTCAAACGTTTCATTTCCAGGGAAGATGGAGCCGTTCCTGTAGAAGTCCTGGCACAGCGACAGCGGCGTGTAGACGGAGCCCCTCTTCTCGTACTCGTGGTTCCCCACGGTGGTGTTGTGCAGGAGACCAAACTACACCAGAAACATGCCATGCTTTTTTAACAGCTAATAACGTCATGCAGTAAAGTGCTACAGAACAACGCAAGCTTGTTCAAAGTCCTTAAAGCAGGTGGCAGGGAGAGTCGTAAACAAGAATCATTGACAAGCAAACTGGAGACTTCTGACTTGACACGTGAGCGTCTGGTCCCCGTCAGCTAGATCTGAAACTAGAAATGTTTGTGCTCCCAAGCCAAAAACACAAGTCAAACCTGTATGGAGAAGATTTTTTTACAATTGTATTTCCTGTTATAATCACGTTTTCTCTTTTTATGTCAAACATTTTCCTTCTGATAAACTGCGTTTTGTGTATTTCCCCCAATGTCAGTTGAAGTACTCTTGACAACATCTCTTCATtgtgaaaaaaatctatttttatttatttttttttttatattttcagttttaccacaaacttttgaaactttatatcacactattgttttatatttatttttgcttgtatctgctgtttaaaaaatacaaaaattacTGAGAATTAGAATCCAAATAAAACTAATGGAATCATTTATAGCAATTAAATTTTATTTCGCAGCCTTGAAAATGAACGTGTTTTATCATAGAACTACTCACCAAAATAGTATTACCACTTTATGGACCattgtatttccaaattgaAGTTATTTATCttgtaaataacatttttgtgagtgaaaaatatatttaaatcacACGCTACatatcatattttattaagATGATAAACtctttgtgtgtgtacttgtgtgtagccatacttgtggggactaattgtttttgtgttgctggTCCCAACAAGATTAAAACTGCGATTTGAGGacgaaaacttcaaaataactgggtcactatACGTGTGTTTGTATtgagttcagagtcctggttcaggtgagccatgtgttttggagggttaagttaaggatgagaggctggggaaagggttatggcaatgagaggtcctcgcaaagatagaaatacaaacgtgtgtgtctcCGTGTACTTGTAtaactatccttgtggggaccaattcttggaagcaCGTCTACTTGTGAGGATATGTttgctggtcctcacaagttcaagcctcagtttgagggtcaAATTgggtttcagagtcctggttaaggtgagccatgtgttttggatggttaggttcagggggagaggctggggaaagggtgatgacaATGAGAGGTCCATACAAGGATGGAGATAAAAGCCTGCGTGTGTGCTGCCCCGGTGTGGGTCCAGACAGTTGTGCTCAGCAACAACAGTACCTGCTCAATGATGTAGTCGATGTGGTCGTAAACATCGGCTTGTCTGTAAACAGCATACGTGTCCATGCTTCCATCAGTGTAGTCCTTCAGGAACAGGTGTTTGAAGGTCATGAGGTTCTCCTCCTTGAACGTCACCACCATTTGGTTGCTGAGTCCGAACGACACCAGCTGGACACCAGAGGAGTCACGATTCATTCCGGAAACGATGGCAGGAACGTGCGCCCTCACctggatggtgatgatggcgATCTTCACCAGCTGAAGCATGAGTTTCCAGGGCTTCCGTCCCCGCGCGTGGTACTTCTCACAGGGGTTCATGAAGTAGTACTTGATTTTCCTCCTCAGACACTCCACATTGGGGTCTTCGTGGTCCTGCTGGTGGTCTGACCAGCCGGTATCCTGGTCGTACACTTCGTGAAAGTCAGACTCCTCCTCCATATCTATAAAGGGACAACATCAGCTGAGTCAAGGCCGTCAACATTGACTGTAGGACTCAGGTAGATGATGCTGGCTGCAGGTGGGGAGCTGAACCCTGCCACCAGTGGTGGCTTCTCGCTTCTTAAGATCTTCCTAAGAAGGGAAGAAAGAATTGGTGGAGCCTCTACCATACTGAGGTTTCTGTGTTAGTCCTTGAGATATTAGGACCTTAGTGTCCGCTGGAGAAAGTTCAAAGGTCCCCTACATTCTTAAGACACACAAATGAATCTAGGGGACAATGTTGAACCCCATAACAAAGATGGGAAGCATAGGGGGAGGTCTGAGATAAAGATACTGAGGGTTTCACAGGGAGCAACTCGAAAGAACAAGATAAGGAAGAAGCACATCAAAGGAACAGCTCACGTGGACCAGTTGGAgacaagagaagaggagagtcaCTGATGGACCAAGAACGTTGGAGATGGAGGACGATGTGTTGGGTGAAGAGGTTAGGTGTGACTAGCGATGtgtaggtgaggcttcatgaaacagtattgcaggctggatgaaacagtgtcctaatttccaggtttagaaattatgtgaggatTCATGGAATGAGTCGTTCAAGGTCCAACATtaaacagcagacagcgccacctggtggcctctaaaaatccagtcactgtttcgtgaaacctcatcgactATTGAGGACCTGCCACAGAAGATGAATGCGATTGCGCTGGTCTTTATCTGGTCTTTATAACACCTGAAGATTGCGTTCAAAACTTCGAAGACTCTTCGCCCCCGTGGTGACCACGTAAACCCCAACTCTCGCCACAATATTGACATTAAATTATGAGTGTTTGACATCAAACCGCAGCCATCATAAAACAGGAACCTGAGGAAAGTATTCATAACCGTCCTGGCCCATCACACAATGGCtggttaaaaaagaagaaaagaaaaaaacgtgaTGACGCGGTGGGATCAGCAGAGCTGACGCGTTGAGTCAGCGGTGAAAGAGATGGACGCACAGGTCTCCTTCTACAGAGGGACTTTAGTCTCCATCTTCCACTGACGCCCTCAGGCTTTTGTTAGGAAGAAGCAGCACAGCAGACGAATAAGTTGAAGACGTTTGTTGTAGGTGACGCTCTCGGCTGTTCTCAGGAAATAGATACTGAGAGTGGACGTCATTCAAGTTTACAGCCGAGTCAGTTCCCCGTCAGTTTCCGACTCCTGACCTGACACTCGCCAAACAACTCGACAGCAAATACGGGCTGTACCTGAGTCGATCTGCGCCATCAAAGGCATCTCACAATCCCAATCTGGCTCCGTTTCCACCATCGCAGCGACACGTATCCACCTCGCTCAGGAACCCAGACTCGAAAGTCCAGTGTTATTTACTCACCAAAATCGCACGGCTGCAGTGAATCGACGTGTAATGACTCCCACCTGTCGCCGCCGCGTCGCTATTTTCCCTGGCTTTGATTTAAAGGAACGAGTTGGACTGTCTGACAGGTGCGCCGCCACTGAAGTGACGTGACCTTCCAGCGGGGGGAAGAACTCCCCAGGTAAGACTTGACTCATGAGTCATTCATCCTGGAAGCTGATTGGTCGATTCTGCCGTCACTCCGGAGGACTTGCCCCGCCTGTCCTGTAACCCATGGCAACCAAACAGCTTTAGCCGGGTGACAAAAGTACCGACAAACTCAAGATAACTCAGCAAAGCACAGGTTTAAATTATGAAACAACTGTAATGCAAGTCTTTTCATCAATCATATTCCACTGAAACGTGAACGCGAGGCGCATTCAGAGGTAATTCAGTCATTATTACTGGGTAACATTCTAGTTAGCATGCAGCGGTGCTAGCTCTCACGTTAGCATAGCGTCGTGTGCTTTTCATTCACCTCGCACTTGCGTTTGTGTTTTATGTCGTTGTTTTGCCTGCAGCTTCCTGCTAATGTTGGTTGGACGTCGAGTGAGCTTGCAGTAGTCACAGACATTCTACCACTAGCTACTACAACTAGCAACAACAACTCCAATTCTTTTCAATCGATAGATGTAAGAGTTGTTGCTCGACTAACGACACAAAAGTACAACTGCTGGTCCGAGCTTAAGTTCTACAAATCTGAGTAGTACTGCCAGTTTTGTCAGTTATTTAGGTTACTAATAACAAACATTGATTATTTATAGTGCTATTGTTCATTCTGGTACGCGTTTTTATCCCTGAAGAGGcaataatatttcatgtttcttAGTATCATCAATGCAATGCCCACATTCCAACGCAAGGTGTCGATGTTGTCATAGTTTTAAGTCGTTGAAGAAGCACCCGCGTCTATATGAACAGTAAATCCCGGTTGTAAGTGAATTTTTATCTTATTATGGAGGAGCTGCAACCCAAAGCTGTCCATGTTGATAAAACAGACATCTGAAGATGCATGTATTTTACCATAGAGTTACACTTACTTGAGTGTTTTAAATGTGGGCCCTGTTTCAAACGCAATTGAGCCCATTTAAATTAGAAGTAGATTTGTTTCAAAAGCAAACAAGGTATGTATTTGAAGCACATCATATTTGGACTAATGTTAACTCCCTCGGACCACAGCCTCGGTTCGGTGGAATTCCACTCATCATCACTGTATTTGAGGAGGTGGGAAAGATTCCTGGGAGTGTTCTGTTGCATTGCCCTCGGACGTTTCTCTCGATCCTCATTGTCAAGGTTTGGTTTGCTTTTAACGCAGCCGCCTGGGAACATGGTCAAATACAGGTCATCTCCTGGGTATCCATCACTGGCTTCAGTCACATACTAATGCTGGCGTCATAATGATGGAGAGCGGAGTCATCGGGTTCAGATTTGCAAATATTTGCTCTTAGATTTTGATCTTAAATGTTATCAGCAGCGCCGCGGTGTGTATGTGCCCTTGAGCAGAGCGTGGAGTATGTAAACAGGCAGGCGTTGTGGCATTACTTTTCCCACATCTCTGGCTCCATGACAAGACGGATTATTAGAAAGTACCATATTCTTCAACCATTACTGTTACATGCGAAATATATAGGACATCAGAACACCTTCATTCGACTAAATCATTTATCATGATGACTATCAAGTGTGGTACATCGCAGCCCTCTGCGTCCTGAGTAAACGGTATCTTTCAACACAGCTGCCACTCTTGACTGATAACTCTGAGCAATGAAGGGTGTGAATTTCCACTGGAATAGGTTGACACACCCAGCTGGGAAGTGGTTAGTGAGCATTCCCTTCGTCCCCTTAGCTACCTTGTGGGAAGACTTTGAAGAGCGGGCAGGATGAAAACTATCATTACGTGGAGCTGTGTTTACTGTAAGGTGTCtgtgacttgcttttgtcaaacGCAGCAGCATGACTGCGACGCAACCCCAAATAACTGGATGTTTTTGTTAAGATCAAAAATGTTTGGCGATAAGTTCTACATTAGTGTGTGGACCAGGATCAGCAGGGGTCCGCCCTGCAgggacagggaggaggaggaggaggatcacaAGAGGAGCTGTGTTTGATGAGAAGGGCAAGAATCTGTGTCAGAGCCTGAAGGTCAGGTGACTCTTAAGCTCTGTCATTGTGTGAGCATCACTTGATAAGTGAGCTTGGTCCTGCTCATTATCTCTACGTCTGCTGTTTCAACACAACTTTTATGAACCTCTTTTGCTTGCTGCCCTCCACCCCCCTGCTTTGAAATCAACACCGGACCCTGGACTACAGAGTCATGGGCAAAATATTAGGACTTGAACTCCTCAACATGAACCTTTTGTCTTAGTTTCCATGGTGATGGCTGCGGAGCAAGAGCCGTAAAATGATATACGaaacaccaaaacatttttagttAAAAGGTTGCCATTGAAAGACACAATGGACAAAAGCATCAGTTAGAACATTTTATAGCTATAATGTTAACATTGGAAATATTTGCCTTAACAACACATATATTTTGAATACATAAAAGCGAAGGAGAAACAAGGAGGAAGAAATGTTAAATAATAAGATATTCGACGAGTGAGTAAAGAAAAATGCACCCAGTTTCCCAATAATGTATTAACTgggattcatatatatatatatatatatatatatatatatatatgcaattgTATATAAAATCAATTAATATGGATTTAGGTTTTTTTAACTGGATAAAAAGTGTCAAAACTAAagcaataataaatataaagggACTGGAGTTGTGTTTGTCATCTTCAACTAAAAGAGACAACAGGAAGTCGGCATGAGTGGTGTGGGTCAGCGGTTTATATCAGCATCACATAGGTTGGCTTTATCATTCCTCTTGTTTCTCTCTTTATATTCCGATAGCAAACCCGAGGCCAGCTCTCCCTGAAGGCATTGTCCCACTGGTCCTTACATCTGCCACTCAAGACCTTTTCAGCTGTTTGATAGAGGACTTCACTTGGAGCTGCTGAAGAAAGGGGACGTCATACAGGATATAAGGCTGAGAGCGGCAGTGTCCGATAGTCCAGGTGAGGCTTCGCCTTGAGCACAGAAACACCTCAAACAACAGTGTCATGGTGAGGAGTCTAAAATGACTCCTCAGTCATCGATGTGACAATTTCTTTTCATGTGAGATGATGTTCTCCCCTCTTCCGACTGCTTCGTGCTCAAAGTAAACACTCAGATTTTATTTGATATACTTGCTGTCCATGCTGACTGTAATAAAGATTTCAACATTCATGCAACAATTCTATACTTTTTTCTTCTGAAGTCATAAAAATAAGAGCATAATGACTTCAACTAGCTGCTCGAGATAATCCAAGCTTCAAAAACATCCTAATTTGCATTCACTTTCCTTAACTACTTCAGTGTCACGCTGTTAAATTCAATCTATCCTCGTGCTGAAATGGATCCTTCACGCAGCTAAAGTCGTCCTTTGAGATCATTTAGAAGTGTTAATTACTCCAGATTAATGGCCGCTGCAGAGGATGTCATTATAACTCCGCAGGGAAAGGAATCCCCTTGACCTACATTTTTAGAAGTTAAAAATATAGGTCAAACACAGacttaaatatgttttaaaaataatatttttgtgaGAGGTCCTCgcaaagatagaaatacaaacgtgtgtgtctcCGTGTACTTGTAtaactatccttgtggggaccaattcttggaagcaCGTCTACTTGTGAGGATATGTttgctggtcctcacaagttcaagcctcagtttgagggtcaAATTgggtttcagagtcctggttaaggtgagccatgtgttttggatggttaggttcagggggagaggctggggaaagggtgatgacaATGAGAGGTCCATACAAGGATGGAGATAAAAGCCTGCGTGTGTGCTGCCCCGGTGTGGGTCCAGACAGTTGTGCTCAGCAACAACAGTACCTGCTCAATGATGTAGTCGATGTGGTCGTAAACATCGGCTTGTCTGTAAACAGCATACGTGTCCATGCTTCCATCAGTGTAGTCCTTCAGGAACAGGTGTTTGAAGGTCATGAGGTTCTCCTCCTTGAACGTCACCACCATTTGGTTGCTGAGTCCGAACGACACCAGCTGGACACCAGAGGAGTCACGATTCATTCCGGAAACGATGGCAGGAACGTGCGCCCTCACctggatggtgatgatggcgATCTTCACCAGCTGAAGCATGAGTTTCCAGGGCTTCCGTCCCCGCGCGTGGTACTTCTCACAGGGGTTCATGAAGTAGTACTTGATTTTCCTCCTCAGACACTCCACATTGGGGTCTTCGTGGTCCTGCTGGTGGTCTGACCAGCCGGTATCCTGGTCGTACACTTCGTGAAAGTCAGACTCCTCCTCCATATCTATAAAGGGACAACATCAGCTGAGTCAAGGCCGTCAACATTGACTGTAGGACTCAGGTAGATGATGCTGGCTGCAGGTGGGGAGCTGAACCCTGCCACCAGTGGTGGCTTCTCGCTTCTTAAGATCTTCCTAAGAAGGGAAGAAAGAATTGGTGGAGCCTCTACCATACTGAGGTTTCTGTGTTAGTCCTTGAGATATTAGGACCTTAGTGTCCGCTGGAGAAAGTTCAAAGGTCCCCTACATTCTTAAGACACACAAATGAATCTAGGGGACAATGTTGAACCCCATAACAAAGATGGGAAGCATAGGGGGAGGTCTGAGATAAAGATACTGAGGGTTTCACAGGGAGCAACTCGAAAGAACAAGATAAGGAAGAAGCACATCAAAGGAACAGCTCACGTGGACCAGTTGGAgacaagagaagaggagagtcaCTGATGGACCAAGAACGTTGGAGATGGAGGACGATGTGTTGGGTGAAGAGGTTAGGTGTGACTAGCGATGtgtaggtgaggcttcatgaaacagtattgcaggctggatgaaacagtgtcctaatttccaggtttagaaattatgtgaggatTCATGGAATGAGTCGTTCAAGGTCCAACATtaaacagcagacagcgccacctggtggcctctaaaaatccagtcactgtttcgtgaaacctcatcgactATTGAGGACCTGCCACAGAAGATGAATGCGATTGCGCTGGTCTTTATCTGGTCTTTATAACACCTGAAGATTGCGTTCAAAACTTCGAAGACTCTTCGCCCCCGTGGTGACCACGTAAACCCCAACTCTCGCCACAATATTGACATTAAATTATGAGTGTTTGACATCAAACCGCAGCCATCATAAAACAGGAACCTGAGGAAAGTATTCATAACCGTCCTGGCCCATCACACAATGGCtggttaaaaaagaagaaaagaaaaaaacgtgaTGACGCGGTGGGATCAGCAGAGCTGACGCGTTGAGTCAGCGGTGAAAGAGATGGACGCACAGGTCTCCTTCTACAGAGGGACTTTAGTCTCCATCTTCCACTGACGCCCTCAGGCTTTTGTTAGGAAGAAGCAGCACAGCAGACGAATAAGTTGAAGACGTTTGTTGTAGGTGACGCTCTCGGCTGTTCTCAGGAAATAGATACTGAGAGTGGACGTCATTCAAGTTTACAGCCGAGTCAGTTCCCCGTCAGTTTCCGACTCCTGACCTGACACTCGCCAAACAACTCGACAGCAAATAGGGGCTGTACCTGAGTCGATCTGCGCCATCAAAGGCATCTCACAATCCCAATCTGGCTCCGTTTCCACCATCGCAGCGACACGTATCCACCTCGCTCAGGAACCCAGACTCGAAAGTCCAGTGTTATTTACTCACCAAAATCGCACGGCTGCAGTGAATCGACGTGTAATGACTCCCACCTGTCGCCGCCGCGTCGCTATTTTCCCTGGCTTTGATTTAAAGGAACGAGTTGGACTGTCTGACAGGTGCGCCGCCACTGAAGTGACGTGACCTTCCAGCGGGGGGAAGAACTCCCCAGGTAAGACTTGACTCATGAGTCATTCATCCTGGAAGCTGATTGGTCGATTCTGCCGTCACTCCGGAGGACTTGCCCCGCCTGTCCTGTAACCCATGGCAACCAAACAGCTTTAGCCGGGTGACAAAAGTACCGACAAACTCAAGATAACTCAGCAAAGCACAGGTTTAAATTATGAAACAACTGTAATGCAAGTCTTTTCATCAATCATATTCCACTGAAACGTGAACGCGAGGCGCATTCAGAGGTAATTCAGTCATTATTACTGGGTAACATTCTAGTTAGCATGCAGCGGTGCTAGCTCTCACGTTAGCATAGCGTCGTGTGCTTTTCATTCACCTCGCACTTGCGTTTGTGTTTTATGTCGTTGTTTTGCCTGCAGCTTCCTGCTAATGTTGGTTGGACGTCGAGTGAGCTTGCAGTAGTCACAGACATTCTACCACTAGCTACTACAACTAGCAACAACAACTCCAATTCTTTTCAATCGATAGATGTAAGAGTTGTTGCTCGACTAACGACACAAAAGTACAACTGCTGGTCCGAGCTTAAGTTCTACAAATCTGAGTAGTACTGCCAGTTTTGTCAGTTATTTAGGTTACTAATAACAAACATTGATTATTTATAGTGCTATTGTTCATTCTGGTACGCGTTTTTATCCCTGAAGAGGcaataatatttcatgtttcttAGTATCATCAATGCAATGCCCACATTCCAACGCAAGGTGTCGATGTTGTCATAGTTTTAAGTCGTTGAAGAAGCACCCGCGTCTATATGAACAGTAAATCCCGGTTGTAAGTGAATTTTTATCTTATTATGGAGGAGCTGCAACCCAAAGCTGTCCATGTTGATAAAACAGACATCTGAAGATGCATGTATTTTACCATAGAGTTACACTTACTTGAGTGTTTTAAATGTGGGCCCTGTTTCAAACGCAATTGAGCCCATTTAAATTAGAAGTAGATTTGTTTCAAAAGCAAACAAGGTATGTATTTGAAGCACATCATATTTGGACTAATGTTAACTCCCTCGGACCACAGCCTCGGTTCGGTGGAATTCCACTCATCATCACTGTATTTGAGGAGGTGGGAAAGATTCCTGGGAGTGTTCTGTTGCATTGCCCTCGGACGTTTCTCTCGATCCTCATTGTCAAGGTTTGGTTTGCTTTTAACGCAGCCGCCTGGGAACATGGTCAAATACAGGTCATCTCCTGGGTATCCATCACTGGCTTCAGTCACATACTAATGCTGGCGTCATAATGATGGAGAGCGGAGTCATCGGGTTCAGATTTGCAAATATTTGCTCTTAGATTTTGATCTTAAATGTTATCAGCAGCGCCGCGGTGTGTATGTGCCCTTGAGCAGAGCGTGGAGTATGTAAACAGGCAGGCGTTGTGGCATTACTTTTCCCACATCTCTGGCTCCATGACAAGACGGATTATTAGAAAGTACCATATTCTTCAACCATTACTGTTACATGCGAAATATATAGGACATCAGAACACCTTCATTCGACTAAATCATTTATCATGATGACTATCAAGTGTGGTACATCGCAGCCCTCTGCGTCCTGAGTAAACGGTATCTTTCAACACAGCTGCCACTCTTGACTGATAACTCTGAGCAATGAAGGGTGTGAATTTCCACTGGAATAGGTTGACACACCCAGCTGGGAAGTGGTTAGTGAGCATTCCCTTCGTCCCCTTAGCTACCTTGTGGGAAGACTTTGAAGAGCGGGCAGGATGAAAACTATCATTACGTGGAGCTGTGTTTACTGTAAGGTGTCtgtgacttgcttttgtcaaacGCAGCAGCATGACTGCGACGCAACCCCAAATAACTGGATGTTTTTGTTAAGATCAAAAATGTTTGGCGATAAGTTCTACATTAGTGTGTGGACCAGGATCAGCAGGGGTCCGCCCTGCAgggacagggaggaggaggaggaggatcacaAGAGGAGCTGTGTTTGATGAGAAGGGCAAGAATCTGTGTCAGAGCCTGAAGGTCAGGTGACTCTTAAGCTCTGTCATTGTGTGAGCATCACTTGATAAGTGAGCTTGGTCCTGCTCATTATCTCTACGTCTGCTGTTTCAACACAACTTTTATGAACCTCTTTTGCTTGCTGCCCTCCACCCCCCTGCTTTGAAATCAACACCGGACCCTGGACTACAGAGTCATGGGCAAAATATTAGGACTTGAACTCCTCAACATGAACCTTTTGTCTTAGTTTCCATGGTGATGGCTGCGGAGCAAGAGCCGTAAAATGATATACGaaacaccaaaacatttttagttAAAAGGTTGCCATTGAAAGACACAATGGACAAAAGCATCAGTTAGAACATTTTATAGCTATAATGTTAACATTGGAAATATTTGCCTTAACAACACATATATTTTGAATACATAAAAGCGAAGGAGAAACAAGGAGGAAGAAATGTTAAATAATAAGATATTCGACGAGTGAGTAAAGAAAAATGCACCCAGTTTCCCAATAATGTATTAACTgggattcatatatatatatatatatatatatatatatatatatgcaattgTATATAAAATCAATTAATATGGATTTAGGTTTTTTTAACTGGATAAAAAGTGTCAAAACTAAagcaataataaatataaagggACTGGAGTTGTGTTTGTCATCTTCAACTAAAAGAGACAACAGGAAGTCGGCATGAGTGGTGTGGGTCAGCGGTTTATATCAGCATCACATAGGTTGGCTTTATCATTCCTCTTGTTTCTCTCTTTATATTCCGATAGCAAACCCGAGGCCAGCTCTCCCTGAAGGCATTGTCCCACTGGTCCTTACATCTGCCACTCAAGACCTTTTCAGCTGTTTGATAGAGGACTTCACTTGGAGCTGCTGAAGAAAGGGGACGTCATACAGGATATAAGGCTGAGAGCGGCAGTGTCCGATAGTCCAGGTGAGGCTTCGCCTTGAGCACAGAAACACCTCAAACAACAGTGTCATGGTGAGGAGTCTAAAATGACTCCTCAGTCATCGATGTGACAATTTCTTTTCATGTGAGATGATGTTCTCCCCTCTTCCGACTGCTTCGTGCTCAAAGTAAACACTCAGATTTTATTTGATATACTTGCTGTCCATGCTGACTGTAATAAAGATTTCAACATTCATGCAACAATTCTATACTTTTTTCTTCTGAAGTCATAAAAATAAGAGCATAATGACTTCAACTAGCTGCTCGAGATAATCCAAGCTTCAAAAACATCCTAATTTGCATTCACTTTCCTTAACTACTTCAGTGTCACGCTGTTAAATTCAATCTATCCTCGTGCTGAAATGGATCCTTCACGCAGCTAAAGTCGTCCTTTGAGATCATTTAGAAGTGTTAATTACTCCAGATTAATGGCCGCTGCAGAGGATGTCATTATAACTCCGCAGGGAAAGGAATCCCCTTGACCTACATTTTTAGAAGTTAAAAATATAGGTCAAACACAGacttaaatatgttttaaaaataatatttttgtaaacatggacctgtttttgttttcccaccAGGATTACTCGGTGAAACTTCACCTATGGACATAATATCTACCTTGGCAGCAAAAAACTTGACTCAAATTGTGAATAGTTTTGCTATTTTCCATTTGGCCCGATTATTCAAGTAGAAGTAATGATCACTTTTCATGAGGGACACCTCATGCCATCAGGTAATGGGACTACGTTTGGGagaccagatggtttggacatgtggtcAGGAGGAGTGATGGcggacatgttggatgaagctTTTTAGAAATGGATGTACCGGGCacgagaagaagaggaagacctcCACTGAGGTTCTTAGATGTACTGAAACAGGACATGAAAAGAGGGGTGTGACTGAGGAAGATGATCCAGATAGGCTAAGGTGGAGGCAAAAGACAGTAGATTCCAATGTGCAAACACGTCAACCTTCCTGACTGGTCATGAATTCTTTTGTAAAACTGACAACA
It contains:
- the LOC128757432 gene encoding mucolipin-3-like isoform X2, which translates into the protein MVETEPDWDCEMPLMAQIDSDMEEESDFHEVYDQDTGWSDHQQDHEDPNVECLRRKIKYYFMNPCEKYHARGRKPWKLMLQLVKIAIITIQLVSFGLSNQMVVTFKEENLMTFKHLFLKDYTDGSMDTYAVYRQADVYDHIDYIIEQLQVKSSIKQLKRS
- the LOC128757432 gene encoding mucolipin-3-like isoform X1, yielding MVETEPDWDCEMPLMAQIDSDMEEESDFHEVYDQDTGWSDHQQDHEDPNVECLRRKIKYYFMNPCEKYHARGRKPWKLMLQLVKIAIITIQLVSFGLSNQMVVTFKEENLMTFKHLFLKDYTDGSMDTYAVYRQADVYDHIDYIIEQQLQVKSSIKQLKRS